The Coffea arabica cultivar ET-39 chromosome 2c, Coffea Arabica ET-39 HiFi, whole genome shotgun sequence genome includes the window TGGCAAAAATGGGACTTGGGGCAGCTACAGTTGTCAGATTAACTGTTTTTAAACGATATAATAATTCTCTTTAAACAGTTTGTAAATTTACGTGAAATATTTGTAAAAGTTCTCAATATATATGTAGTTATTTTGTACGGGCCTCACATGAATAgcaataaaatatcatacactTATTGTAAAGATATACAAACAGTTAAGAAACAATTCACGCAAATGGAGCTACCCTATTCAAGGACAATTGATCCAACAAAGCGTCCCTACCCAAGTCCGTAAAAATGTTGGTCAGCCACAATTGAAAGAGATTTGAACTTTGAAGGTCAAAGACGAAGTTGGACAGTTTCAAATTCCCACCCATTTTGATTGTCAAATATGTTGTCCGGAAAAAAATGAAGTAGCATCCAAGGAATAGATTACTGGGCCAACACAAGTTACAAGTTACTAGTTTAATTGATTGTCAAACATACTGTCGGGCTGTTTGGAAcctgaattttttgaaagtttgtttaaaattttactataaagtACTGTAAAATAAGACATATATTCTAACTTTGCAGGTTGTCGATgtgaaaattatattaataaatgatttataaaaattcatataaataacTTAAAGTCCCGAAATGAGTTGACCAGTAAGAAGCGTTCTTATTTAAGACTTTTCAATTTAtactaaataaaaaataaaaacaaaaacaaaaattaggatATGCCTTATTTGTGATGGTGATGGGAAGTAAACCTTTcaaatttttaattacaaaaaaaaaaaaaaaaaaaaaagaagaagagatgaCCGGTCAACTGAGAATCATGCAAACACAGGAACAAACGCGTTTTCGTTCattttatcatcattattacATTTGTTGTAATAATAGTCAAAAGCCTGCCTGCCTGCCTTGAACAAGCAAACAACCAACCAACAACACACGGGTCCAAAGTCCAACCTTGAGTCTGACTAACTCATCCAACAAGAACAACAATGCTAGTATAGAAACCTCCAAAATCAATTCCCCAAATTACTCcgttatttatttataatatcaAAAACCCACCAAGAAAACATCCCAAAGTTTCAATCTTTATtatagaaaagggaaaaaaagtcCAATGAAATATAATTCAGTGCCACTATTCAAGAAAAGCAGTGTGTGAAGCTAATGAAAGATTTTCCAATGGATGATCCTCTGATAACAACTCTTTCCAACTCGGTGCAAGCTCTTGGTAGAGGTTTTGATGTAACATCTGATATTAGGCTTCTTTACTGCAAGGGAGTTCCAGGGTCGAGATTAGTTCATATTGATGAAGAACATACTGAAGATCTTTTGGTGTCTGATGGAGTTACGGTCCCTAATGTTTCTGTTGATATTGAATGCTCTAGAGGGAAGAGAACCACTGAAACCACCCCTGTTTTGAGCTTCCATGAGGTCAGCTATTCaactactttttcttctttttagtgTCAttctctattttattttttgaattttatgctGTTCTGTTTCtggattttaatttttaatttttgacgTTTgttgtttggggggggggggaagctAATCTATGAGGTTTGAGTATtaattttctttgttcttttctgGGTTGATGAGTTCTATTGTTTCTGAATTATGGTTTTTGGCGAGAAAGCATCCAAGTGGTTGTAATACTTGATTCTGGTACTACAATTTATGTTTCTTGtggtttttttccctttttgcccCTTTTCTTGGAGCGTAGTGTAGAGTTATACTTAAATTCATATTGACCGGTGAGATTCAGGTGTTGGTTGCCCCAGAATTTGGGGATTTAGGTGCTTTGTGGAATATATGTCCTTTAATTCCTTATGGTCAGATAATGTGTTCCCTCTCTTGGGAGGTTCTATGCTTCAGACTATAGATAGATTTTGAAATAAAATCAGCGAATAGGATAATGGATGGGGATGCAAAGGGCGCACTTTCATTCTCCAACCTTGAGCCGTGAGGAATATACCCACTTATTTGATTACTTTATCAAATAGGTTCCAAGTTGACGAGTTCTGGTACTTCTAGGAAGTATCAAGTACGAAAGTAAGACAGATTCTTCATTGACTTGCTTGAAAATAGGCATTTTTAGAGATAACCGTGTCAAAGTTGGATTGGCAACTGGCAAGGGGCATTTTGTTAGCCGTTCCTCAACAATGGACGTGAGAGAACTATTGGATGTATGCATTGTTAACAGAGTACTCTGGAAGAGTTATGATAGTGCTGAAACATTTGGGCAATGTCCTTACGTGCATTGCTAACCTTTAAGTTTACCTGCCTGCAAGGCAATTTGTTTTGGCAATGTCCTAACTCACATTGCTAacctttagttttatcattctGGTAAAGAATGCTCATTTTAATGTGAAAATGACTACTCTATAATTTGGTCCATGTCTTTGCAGCACTCTGGGCTTAAATAACATCAGGGTTTTGAGTAGTAATAACTTAGTGGAAATTAAAGGTCAAACATGTTGTATTGGGAGATTGAATTGATTTAGCTAAGGTTGAGTAAATATGAGGTTCAAGATTGGGAATAAATAGAGGGGCTAGCAATTTTGAGAAGTTGTGCGTGCCATTGGTGATTTGTCAGTGAGAATTATATTACGGGATTGATGCAATCACAATGAATATTGCCAATGTGAATTCATAGTTGGAATTTGACTAATATATTATATCAGTATCTATTCATCCTTGCTCAAGTAACTTCATGAGTTGCCTCTAAATAGTGCTTCCAAGTACTGTCTATAGCCTTTCTGATACATCTGCAAAACTGTGGACTTTGAATGGATATTTAAGCTGGTTTTGGGAATGAGTAGCACCATCTTCTTGGAAAACTAGTGTGCAAACCAATACATTTAAATTGGAACTATTAATTGAAATTGATCGATCTGATTGATGCTGGCCTTCAGCTGTACTGATAATACCATTGTTCTTGCAATTGTAAAACTCATCACTTCAGTAATTGGAGTGATAATGCTATATTAGAAATGATGAAGACTCTCAACAACAGCTGAATCAACCAAATACAGACTCACAATTCCACACCATCCAACTAAGGAAAGATTTTCCTCAATTTGATGATTGACAATGTTCTATCCAACCAATAGTTGAAAGAACTGTATAccatttgattttatttgacacTGAAGGATGTTCTTCAGAGATCCTGATTATACTTCCTTTCTTTAGTTGCCTTCCTATTTCATTTAGTTTACTTGGAGGCCAAGGAACTTTAGTTCACCGGAAATACTACTAAGGGTTGACCTTTAGATTGTATCCTTTAAGCTTTGCATTGACATTTTATATGTAATGATTAGTGAATATCTCATCATCTTCGAGTTCTGCTCATAGCATTTTAGGCTTTGTACTAGGCCCTTAATCAAGgttttctcttggttttcaGCTAAGATCAATGCTTCATCGTAAATTAAACCTTTTATTTGCCTTTTTTTGTGCTTGTGTGAGCTCAATAGCCTGGTCCAAGAAgtcaaatttttgactttaagCATTATGAAGGAAGAGGATGCACTAGTTCTCTACTAATTAGCTTAATCTTTAATTTAACTCCTTTTCAAGTTCCCTCATGATCTTGGCACAAGATTTAGATGCCTTGCTGCATGTTATCATTCTTGGGAGCAAGTACAAATTTGCAGTGAATAAATTATGGACAATTGTGTGTTGACTATAATGGCTGACTTTTTGAAGAAGCCAGAGAAATTTAGTACTTCATAAATGAAGTTAATGCaacaagaaatgaaggaaaaacttgaagtAAACAAATCTATGCATTAGGATATTTTCGTATATTGATGTAAAAATAGGCATACTTTACAGACAAACATAAGTAGTTATATCTGTATAccaaacatgcaagtatgtgaTTATGAATATAATTATATGCATCTAGTTGTATCTTAGAGGTCTGCATATGACACATCACAATCAAAATTGCTGCGTAGCTGCCTAACCGGTTTCCTCATGATTCTTATTCATCATTACCAGAAATTGAACTCCATTATAATTTAATTGTAATTTCGCTGTGAGTGCAATccccttcctctttttttcttgcAAAGCTTCAAATTTTTAATATAGGGTCCATTTGTGAGCTTGGAGTCATATGAACAGATTAACTCCTTCCTGTACTTTCCCGCTGTCGCTACTTGATTACTCCTGCTTATGACCCCAGAAGAAGTttgtatttaagttatttaaaGCTTGTATTTGGCTAGGTCTCTCATTCAGCatcttccttttttatttttttcctttgagcTTCAGCATTCATGACTTCTGCTGATTTACCTTTTATAATCTTCATTATTGAGGAAAAATGGTTTACAGTTTCCATTCTTTTTATATCAGCAGATCTTGACACTCAGTCATTGGTCAGACCAATTATGTCTCATTTGTTTGCTACAACTATCATTGTTTATGCTTTGTTGGTGCACATGTTGTACATTATTGTCATCTTTTTTTCTGGAGGGAACTGCATGATTCAAACTGCTGATTCGAAAATTTATGGTCTTTCTGACTTCAAACGGAAGAAAAGTAGTCCTTCAGTCAAGCCAAGAAGCCAAAACTGGAAGTGCTAAACTAGAAAAAACTAAATAATTAGAACTCATGAGGCAATTCAGGACTATATACATTAGAATCCaggcaaaagaaacaaaaatttgctTGCTGCAAGCTCTTTTATCAATTGTTGTGCCTCTAATCCTTTCATTAATCAAATTTGCACTCTAAAAGATGTGACCACATTATTTTATCTTGACAAGAGCCAACAAAAGGTTCTTTTGTGATTAACTTACTGTGTATGTTAGTCTTTTGTGCTTTACTTTGCTCTTTCTTCATCAGTTTTACCAGCCAGTAAGAAATGCATGTGGAATGTAAGGTACCAAAGCAGAAAAAACAAGGCCTGTGCTTATGTAGACTGTCCACTCCTGTGGTTGATCAATGTATAACAGAGTGCATTCTGCTTTGAGTTTGCAGATGGCAAAATACTTCAATGATAAGGCAAAGATCTCCGGATCTGTTCCACTCGGAAGCTTTAATGCCATGTTCAATTTTACTGGATCTTGGCAACTTGATGCAGCAGCTACAAAATCCCTAGCTATGACTGGATATATCCTGCCTTTATCTATTGTCAGATTAACGAAAGTTAATCTTGTTTTGCGGGATGAAATCAAGCGCGCTGTTCCATACTCTTGGGATCCAGCAGCCTTAGCAAGGTGAAACCTATGACCTTGGCATAATGACTTCTGCATAAGTCTCCTCTTGCTACTTAAATAATGTGATTGTGTCTTTGCTGTATAGGATTTTCAAGAATGTTGGTTAAATTTAAACTTATTTAGAATTGCACATTGCAACTTAACATAGATCTTCAGTGGTGAGTTAGGATATGCAGTAATATATTGTCATTTGGCCCACTTTTGCCTTCAACATACCAAGAAAAAGACAGAAGCAATGTTgaagttgaaaattttgtttcatcTTCATGGTGCTTGTTCATTCCTTAGTCTCATTCTTATGAGTTGTAGATACACATCCAGTTGTCTTTAATAAATCAAATTATTTATGCCAATGGAGTCATGGAATTCTGTTGACCTTTTTCTTCCAAGAACAAGAGATTTATAAAGGTGTCTGTAACTCATTAAGTGCTAGCGAGTTGTTTGTGTCCAAAAACTAAATAGTGAACCTGCATATGAGACAAACTTGGCTGTGTTTCCTTGCAACAACCAGAGGAAACTCTGCAACCAATATATCTCAGAATTGCACTGAGATATAGAAATTAAAAAGCTATTAATGTAGTTTAAGCTTCCTTCAAACATATTTTTGAGCAAGGCTGGGACTACTACATTGTGAAAATGCTAGAAAGTTCTTCCACATAGATATCTGCAAGAATCAAATTAAGGAATAAAATCGAGACCACTTCTTACCAACACATAGTAATGAAGCAGGAGTAATTCAGAGTGTTATGCATCTGGATTTCTGCTAGTCTTCATGAGTTTGCTATATCAAGCTTCTGATGTCAAAAGTCCTCTTTCAGCTTTATTGAGAATTATGGCACCCACATTGTCACCTCTGCAACAATTGGTGGAAGAGATGTTGTTTATATCAGACAGCACCAGTCATCTCCTTTATCAGCATTGGACATTGAAAACTATGTTAAAGATATTGGAGAGCAGAGATTTTCTGATTCCAAAAGCCTCCCAAGTGCAGGCCCCTTGAAATATAAGGACAAGGTTAGTGTAACATTACTTCACAACTATCTCACATAAGCATATGATTTTATGAGGTATTTGCATGACCTAAAGAAAACTGATTAAAAGTTTTGTTCAGTTTATCAAGTACCATTCTGCTTTCCACCTACCTTCTTGTGTTTTGGATATGGATCTTATCATTTTGTGCATTAACTGAATGGAAAATTACTTTCATGTGCAGGATGTTACAGTTATCTTTAGAAGAAGGGGAGGGGATGATCTTGAGCAGAGTCATGCCAAGTGGGTGAAAACTGTAGAAACAGCACCAGATGTGATCAATATGACATTTACTCCCATTGTTTCTTTGCTTGAAGGGGTACCTGGAATAAAGCACTTGAGTCGGGCCATCGAGTTATACTTAGAGTGTAAGATCTTGTCCTCTATTCACTCTTATATTTTCTGTATAGACTACTTTCAAGACAGTAGACATGATTCTGGTGAGCTTTGTGCTATTGGTAGGCAAAAGCTTCGAGAGAATGTTTCATGTTTTAGGTCTCATTGTTATCCACTACATAGAAATTTGCCCTTTCTGCACTCACTTCCATAGTATATACTGCAAAGAAATTTTTCTAGCAATTATGTGAGTATTGAGATTGTATTTATGCATGATATGTTCCCCCTGCTATGCACATCGGCATATTTGGCTTTGTGACAGCCTTGGCTTTTTAGATTGGGAGACGTTCTACAGTTTGGTGTTCATACTGTTGCCAGCA containing:
- the LOC113726234 gene encoding MACPF domain-containing protein CAD1, which translates into the protein MKDFPMDDPLITTLSNSVQALGRGFDVTSDIRLLYCKGVPGSRLVHIDEEHTEDLLVSDGVTVPNVSVDIECSRGKRTTETTPVLSFHEMAKYFNDKAKISGSVPLGSFNAMFNFTGSWQLDAAATKSLAMTGYILPLSIVRLTKVNLVLRDEIKRAVPYSWDPAALASFIENYGTHIVTSATIGGRDVVYIRQHQSSPLSALDIENYVKDIGEQRFSDSKSLPSAGPLKYKDKDVTVIFRRRGGDDLEQSHAKWVKTVETAPDVINMTFTPIVSLLEGVPGIKHLSRAIELYLEYKPPIEDLQYFLDFQIARVWAPEQKNLQRKEPVCSSLQFSLMGPKLYISPDQVTVGRKPVTGLRLSLEGNKQNRLAILLQHLVSLPKILQPHWDAHMAIGAPKWQGPEEQDSRWFEPIKWKNFSHVSTAPIEHTETSIGDLSGVHIVTGAQLGVWDFGAKSVLHLKLLFSKVPGCTIRRSVWDHSPANLSASQRPDGSSTSVLNQKTADEKKGDGSSQSGKLGKIVDMTEMSKGPQDMPGHWLVTGAKFGVDKGKIMLRAKYSLLNY